The window ATTTTTGCGAAAGCATAGGATCGTAACTTTTATCTTCTTCTGTCGAAGCAAAATATTCTTCAATTCTTTTAATGCCTTCAATTCCCATGTTTTGGGTGATTTCCACTGCATTGGTGCTCCAGGGAGTGATCATGGCAGCCCTTGGACCAATAAAGTGATTATCAATAATTTGATTCTCGATCTGTGATTGATTCCCGAAAAGCCAAACTAATTTTGAGATATCTTCTGAGTTCAGTTCAGTATTGGTCTGAACCGCATAAACTTTGGTTTTTGGATTACCGAAGAAAAGGATCATAAAAATGATGTTTGTTGTGTTGTTATTGAAAGCGCAAATTTAACCATTTATAAGAAAATAACCGCTATATAAAATCCCGCAAAAGGCGGGATTTTAAATTTTATGTAAATGTTATGATTTTCTTTCAAGCAGTGCCATATAAAATCCGTCAAAGCCTGACTGGTGAGATAGTATTCTTTCTTCTTTTACCAGCTTAAATTCTTGGCCCGGTTCGGTTTTTAAGAATTTATTAACCTGATCTTGATTTTCTGAGGGTAAAATTGAACAGGTGGCATAGACCATTTTACCGCCCGGCTTTACCATCCTGGAATAATCTTGCAGAATTTGCTGCTGCGTTTGTTTTATCTCTTCCAGAAATTCAGGTTGTAACTTCCACTTGGCGTCCGGGTTTCTGCGTAAAACCCCCAATCCGCTACAAGGGGCATCGATTAGTACCCGATCCATTTTACCGTGTAATTTTTTAATCACTTTGGTAGAGTCGATCTCTCTTGTTTCGATATTGTGGGCACCATTCCGTTTGGCTCTTCGTTTCAGCTCTTTTAGTTTATTGCCGTAGATGTCCATAGAGATTACCTGCCCTTTATTTTCCATAAGGGCAGCTAAATGGAGCGACTTGCCGCCGGCTCCGGCACAAGCGTCGGCAACACGCATTCCGGGTGCTACATCCAGATAGCTGCCAACTAATTGCGAAGAAGCATCCTGAACTTCAAAGTATCCATTTTTAAAGGCTTCGGTTGTAAAAACATTCGTACGTTCCTTCAGTTTCAATGCATCGGGATATCCCTTTATGAACGCTGTGTCTATATTATTGTCGAATAAGAGCCCTTGTAGTTTTTCTTTCGTGGTTTTTAGGGTATTTACCCTGAGTATAACATCGGCCTGTGCATTGAGTGCAGCAAGCTCATTTGTCCATATCTCGGTTCCCAGTTCTTTCCCACCGAGTTTATCCAGCCAGTCGGGGATAGATTCACGGTAGACCCTGTTTTTTGAAAGTTCATCAAAGCGTCCCTTGATACGCCTTATCGGCGTGCCTTCCAATTGTTTCCAGTCAGGGAGTTTGTATCCCCTTAAAACAGCCCAGACAGCAAAAATACGCCAAAGGTTTTCTCTGTTAAAAGGTTCCTTAACCTCTGCTATTTCTGCGTATAAACGTTTCCATCGAACGATATCGTATACAGTTTCCGCTATAAAACCGCGATCTCTGGCACCCCAGCGTTTATCTCTTTTTAAGAGTTTTTCAACTACTTTGTCGGCATATTCATTCTCGTTAAAAATGAGATGGAGACCATCAATCACCGCAAAAACTAAATTTCTGTGTAATCTCATACATATTAAATTGCGGGACAAAGGTAGGGTTTTAGGTTGAATGTATTATTTTTGATTAAAACTCATTTGCGGTATGCGCGTAAAAAATCATCATTGTACACTTTCGGTCCATGATTTGTTTTTTTGTGAATTACCAAAAGTGAAGAAATTGCGACTTCATGTTCATAAATCTAAATATCAAACAGATGAAAAAACACATATTAGTACCATTCGTATTGCTTGTACTGGCAGTTTCTTGTAAAGAAAAGCAAAAAGATAAGGAAGTGGTCAGGGAAGAAGTAAGAGAAGCAGCGGAAGTAACAGAGAAAGTTGAGGAATATGTGCCAAAGGATATTGCTGAGGTTGACATTGTAGAAATATACGACGGGGAGGTGAGCATTCGTGCAATTACCGTAATGCAAGGGAATTTGGCTTTTGCGGGATCCAAAAATATTTATGGAATCTATAATACAGACTCGAAGACGGTGAGGACCTCTACGGTGGATTATGACTCGCTTGATATTGAATTCAGGGCTGTAGCGAGTACTTCAACCGATTTTTATATGCTGTCAACAGCCAATCCTGCGATTTTGGTAAAGACGGGAGATAACGGGCAATTGGATTTGGTTTATAAAGAGGAACATGAAAAAGTGTTTTATGATAGTATGACCTTTTGGAATGATCTGGAGGGAATCGCTATGGGCGACCCAACTGAAAGTTGTATTTCAGTAATCATAACCCGTGACGGGGGAAAGACATGGAAAAAGTTATCTTGTGATGTGTTGCCGGAAACAGCAGAAGGGGAAGCTGCTTTTGCTGCCAGTGATACGAATATAAAGGTTATAGGTGATAAAACTTGGATGGTTACCGGAGGGATGCAGAGCAGGGTTTTCTTTTCTCCTGATAAAGGAGAAACATGGGAAGTATTTGATACGCCCATTGTGACGGGAGAGACCAAAGGAATATATTCTGTCGATTTTTATGATGAGGATAATGGAATTGTCATAGGAGGAGATTATAAAAATCCTGGTGATTCTGTAGCCAATAAGGCTGTCACCGTTGATGGAGGAAAAACATGGCAATTAGTGGCAAACGGGCAATCTCCGGGGTATAGGTCATGTGTGCAGTATGTTCCTGGAGGACAAGCCAAAGAAATTGTGACAGTAGGCTTTAAAGGGGTCGATTATAGTAAAGATGGAGGCAGGACTTGGAAGCATCTTTCTGATGAGGCTTTTTATACGCTTCGATTTTTAAATGACTCCATTGCTTATGCAGCCGGAAATAACAGAATAGCAAAATTGGCATTTAGAGAATGAGGAGGTTGTCTCTGAAATCTATTTTCGTCAACCGTTTATTTTTTTCTCTCTTTTCCTTTTCTTTTTTCATTCCTTAACTGGTCTATCAGTTTTCGATGAAACTCCCATTCTGCCCTTTGGAGCATCATGATTTTGCTGTATGGTAAAACAGCTTCGAGCTGCGTGAGCATATTTCTCCTGTTGGAGCACATATGGTTTTCTAATGACAGCCATTCCTGATACATTTTTTTAGCCCTGGTTTCTGATAAACTTTCCAAAGGGGTTTCTTTTAACGTTCTTTTTATTTTGCCCATTTCTTCATACTTCAATTTATGCATGGTATCGTCATATGAGTTGTAAATAGGCCAGAAACTTTCAGCTTCTTCAGTAGTGAGTGCCAGTTTTTCTGTGATAAAGGCTACCTTGAGTGCTTTTATTTTTTCATGTTTACTTTCTTGTGCCTGAAGAACAGGGACGAATAAGCATAGTATGTATAATGTAATTAATTTTTTCATTTTATTCAATTATGGTTAGTTCCTCGTAAGGATCTATATTTTCGTTAATGTATTCAATTAATTCCTCTTCAGTTATAGCATTGTTGTTAAGTATCTGAAATTGCTCAATTTCATCTTCAGATGAAAAATAATCTTCAAAATCCAAACTGAACAAACTGGTATAATTGGAGTTGATATAATCTTCTACTTCGGTAGCAGGTATATTGTCAATATTG of the Zhouia spongiae genome contains:
- a CDS encoding RsmB/NOP family class I SAM-dependent RNA methyltransferase, translating into MRLHRNLVFAVIDGLHLIFNENEYADKVVEKLLKRDKRWGARDRGFIAETVYDIVRWKRLYAEIAEVKEPFNRENLWRIFAVWAVLRGYKLPDWKQLEGTPIRRIKGRFDELSKNRVYRESIPDWLDKLGGKELGTEIWTNELAALNAQADVILRVNTLKTTKEKLQGLLFDNNIDTAFIKGYPDALKLKERTNVFTTEAFKNGYFEVQDASSQLVGSYLDVAPGMRVADACAGAGGKSLHLAALMENKGQVISMDIYGNKLKELKRRAKRNGAHNIETREIDSTKVIKKLHGKMDRVLIDAPCSGLGVLRRNPDAKWKLQPEFLEEIKQTQQQILQDYSRMVKPGGKMVYATCSILPSENQDQVNKFLKTEPGQEFKLVKEERILSHQSGFDGFYMALLERKS
- a CDS encoding oxidoreductase; amino-acid sequence: MKKHILVPFVLLVLAVSCKEKQKDKEVVREEVREAAEVTEKVEEYVPKDIAEVDIVEIYDGEVSIRAITVMQGNLAFAGSKNIYGIYNTDSKTVRTSTVDYDSLDIEFRAVASTSTDFYMLSTANPAILVKTGDNGQLDLVYKEEHEKVFYDSMTFWNDLEGIAMGDPTESCISVIITRDGGKTWKKLSCDVLPETAEGEAAFAASDTNIKVIGDKTWMVTGGMQSRVFFSPDKGETWEVFDTPIVTGETKGIYSVDFYDEDNGIVIGGDYKNPGDSVANKAVTVDGGKTWQLVANGQSPGYRSCVQYVPGGQAKEIVTVGFKGVDYSKDGGRTWKHLSDEAFYTLRFLNDSIAYAAGNNRIAKLAFRE